The region ATATCTAACATTCTCATGAATTTCGACGTCCCAAGTCTTACTTTCAGTCCTTCGGACTTTAAATACTTGGGTTGTTCCCTCTTTCATgagttttatttgaaatgtgatttttttgcatatttaaGACGCACGGGTCTTCGGGTCCATATAATAAATGTCCGCTAGAACTTGAAGTCTCCATCTAATCTAAGtacatattcacaaaacaacaattacaaactcaCAATGACATGTACAAATAACATAATATAACAAGAGAACAACAAGTGATAGAGGGTTGCAAGTGCAATGTGTTAGGTTATAGAACAGTTTTTAGAAGGCCTGATAATTCACTTGTACACACCTAATCTTATTTTTTTGTTCTGATTAGTCTTCACTTATTTTAACCAAATtacaaccaaaatcacaacaccaaTCATCTCAAACATACCAATAATATACAATACAATGAATTTACCCACTAAAATCCATTACAATTaactaaacaacaaaaaaatcgaCCAAAATGGAGCTATTTGTTATAAACACTaatttacaaacattaggggaAATCTAAACAAACTATGCAAATTAACAACAATTAAGGAAGGAAGGTTGAAGGATTGAACGAAACTTACCGAAACACGAGTGGAAATCGTCTTCTTCACCGAATCACAAAGGAAAAATCACCGAGTTCGTCGTCTCTCTTTCTGTTTGCGTGAATGAGGAGGCTACTGCCTTCGTTGCTGCTTTAATTCGAAATtggagacgcatgagcctcatgcgtctcttcctaagacgcatgacgttCATGCGTCGTctgtgaaattttaaaaatataaaagacgcatgagggagatgcgtctctccctaagacgcatgaccctcatgcgtcgttaaaataaaacggaaaaaaagagagacgcatgaccctcatgcgtctctataaaagacgcataatcgtcatgtGTCTCATTAAaatgagacgcatgagggtcatgcgtctctcctaaacccggaacaaaaaaaaactctagTACAAACGAGGAATGATATCTCTTGTCtagtacaaaagaagaaaaaaccctgttatttaatttttctggttcattttccttttcttcttatttcttcTACTTTTCAATATGAAATTCGCGGTCTTTGATTCTTCAGGTTTTCCACATTGCAGCAATGGAGCGGCAAAAGATTGATCTGCGCGGCATTTTCTGCCGCCGGAAGTTCTGGTTCAAGCAGCGATGTAAACCCATATGAGGTGATTTGTAGCAGTAGTAGTTTTTATTTTCTGAGATTTTACTGTTATTTCTGAAAATGATTCTCGATAGCTTCCCGTCACTTTGCTATGTGCACGAGCGAGAATTCTGCGCCTCAGTAAAAGCTATGAGTTTCGTCATTGAGTTGAATGTACTGGTTTAAAGGATTTAAGGGCTTAATTGCTTTGGTCAATAACTGAAGATTGTATTTTCTAACTACTATATCGTAAGAAGCACAAAAGTTTTATAAGTGAACTGCTGAAGTAATGATTCTTCCCTTCCATTGGATTTAAAATGTGGAGCAATCCAAGAAAGCCTAGAGATTGTGAAAATTACAGATTACACTCAAGTTTCCTCTTAAATTTTTAAGAATTATGTTGATGGTTACTGTTTTCTGATTAATTTATAGTTTGATTTCTTACATCAAGCTTCATTCCGCCAACAATGTTTCTCATTGTTTTTGAGTTTGACTGCCATGATAATGCATTATCTTTCTTTCTGATTAACTGACACAATAACGAAGATTCTCCTACtcttttcttcaaattttcataaaaaatcacTCTTTATCCATTTCAAAAGAGTGATCTTTGTTTTGATCCGAGTGACTAACTTACAAGACAAATGTGCTTCAATTGTGCCTGATAACAATAAGGTAATCTATCATTAAGTGTGTTTATGGTAATGGTGGTAGACATTTGTTGTTTAATATCTTTATCATCTTGTGAAAATAGCATGTACCCTTGATTTAGTCCATCTCACTGAAATATGTAGTATTGGTCCTATGAAAATGCATCTTTATGTTATCCTATTTCTTCTATTCATTTGACCCGCAGGTTTCGAATGATAAGCTGCCAGTCATTCCATGGGGACCAAGGTATCTATTTCCATTACTTGCCAGACAATACTTATGGGAATTAATGTTGTTATGCTTCCATGAAGTTAGTTCATTGCTGTTGCTAAATCTTCATTATCCTTATGAGCAGCAGCTACTCGATGACCTACGTGCTACTGATGATCAGTAGCACATTGGTCATCTGatcaaatttcaattatttGAAACTTCATGTCAGTCCACATGTCTATGATGGATGCCTGAAACCTGTGTCCAGATTTCTGTAGATCATCTATTTGCATTTCATGCCATTGAATTAATCAGTTTTGTGCTACTCTTGATACTCCTGTCTTATACCTCTGCCTCTGTGGTGAAGATCTTATGCTGTACATTATTCTGGTTTACCAAATCTGAGGCcaaagatattcaaatcaacaTGGCAATCTCAACTGTCTTTGTAAGTACAAAATTATTTCAACTCACATTTCCCCTTAGTGTtgtcattgttttttttttggggggggggggggggggggtaagTATTCTACTAAAAGTAGATTAATGAGAAAGATGCTGGTTGTCATTTTTAGAGATGCAATTTCAAGTCTTAATAAATCCTAGCATGCTTAAGATACTATTTGAAGATATACTATTATGTAGGGAAGTCGGAACTGTGGTCAATGACTCAATAATTATGACTTGGGCACTGCTCCAGATATGAAGGTGTTAAGCTCAATCAAGTTATAACTCAAAATTATATCGTGAGTAGTAACAATCTGACAGAATCTAGTTGTCAGCGTATAAGCATTATTATGAAACAACTCAGGCATCTCATTTTGCTTATAACTTTTCTGCAGAATTGTCATCTAAGCTTGTAGAGACATTGGCTCCTGGGCTAACAAAAATATGGCTGTTTTATAAGAACGCTTAACATCTGCCATCTAAGCTTGTAGAGGCATTGGATTAATAAAAATCTGCACTGTAAGTTTCAGTACTGATGTGCAATATATAGGTCCATACTCATGCATAGGAAATGTCATGGATATTTCTGTTCCTTTGTAAAGTGTGAATAACATAGAGCACCTGTCTTGTTCATTTTGCAGACAACATGGATATTTAAGAGAGATATGCTGAATAAAAACCTTTCCAATTTTTAGCATTTGTTTTTGTATATCGGATATTTGAGAAGTTAAAAGCAGTTGAACCTCCTGCATCTCCGACATTTAGCTTAAGTTATGATGAGAAATTGGTGATTCTTTTCAATGTTTAATTGCATTTTCTTCACGAAAGATTTTCCAGTTTTTAATGCTAATTTTCTAATTGGAAATGTTAGTATTAGTTTCAATAAGTGATCTCTCTACACTTGTTTTTAATGCAGGAAGAAGGTGGTGGGGATGAAAGGAGGGTGTTGAGAATGGTCAAAAGGCTGCTTCGATCTCTTTCACTGGTTTTTGGCTGTTTAGCTTTTGCCTCTCTGGTAAGTGGAATGATCCAAGTTATGATAGTGTATTATGCTGTTTAAGTGGGTTGCAGAGTAAAATTTTAACTGTATTCACGTGGTGTAGTTTACTGTATGACATCTCTATTA is a window of Salvia splendens isolate huo1 chromosome 3, SspV2, whole genome shotgun sequence DNA encoding:
- the LOC121793809 gene encoding uncharacterized protein LOC121793809 isoform X2 codes for the protein MGTKILCCTLFWFTKSEAKDIQINMAISTVFEEGGGDERRVLRMVKRLLRSLSLVFGCLAFASLGYTGVLNVIEYAAGFVPVFLYNNQELLVTASLALMLYILASHYR
- the LOC121793809 gene encoding uncharacterized protein LOC121793809 isoform X1, with amino-acid sequence MPETCVQISVDHLFAFHAIELISFVLLLILLSYTSASVVKILCCTLFWFTKSEAKDIQINMAISTVFEEGGGDERRVLRMVKRLLRSLSLVFGCLAFASLGYTGVLNVIEYAAGFVPVFLYNNQELLVTASLALMLYILASHYR